A stretch of the Chitinophaga sp. Cy-1792 genome encodes the following:
- a CDS encoding efflux RND transporter permease subunit, which translates to MFSTFIKRPVLSLVISLIITLVGLLALFTLPVTQFPDIVPPSVTVTAKYTGANAEVCAKAVATPVERAINGVPGMTYMSSVSSNDGITVIQVFFQVGTDPDQAAVNVQNRVATVIDELPEEVIKAGVTTEKEVNSMLLYLNIMSEDTTLNEQFIYNFADINVLQELKRIDGVGRAEIMGAKEYAMRVWLKPDRMLAYNVSSEEVVQAIRKQNIEAAPGKTGESSDKNPLMQQYVLRYTGKFFEPKEYENIVIRAGNDGTVLLLKDVSDVEFGALTYSMVSKTDGKPSASIMLKQRPGSNARDVINNVKAKMEEMKKTSFPPGMTFNFNYDVSRFLDASIHEVVRTLFEAFILVFIVVFIFLQDFRSTLIPALAVPVALIGTLAFMQMMGFSINLLTLFALVLAIGIVVDNAIVVVEAVHVKMSEEHLPPMEATLEAMKEISGALVAITLVMSAVFIPVAFLSGPVGVFYRQFSLTLAISIVISGINAVTLTPALCAIMLKHNHGTPKKKSLLQRFFAGFNKGYNATENKYASLIKKMAGRRVITIACLIFFFIATWGVSAILPSGFIPTEDQGMIYVNVTTPPGATVERTEKVLDEVQAIAAQSDEVESVSTLAGYSLVNEVAGASYGMAMVNLKPWEDRKASVQDIIERLQKETAGVADASIEFFPPPTVPGFGNSSGFELRLLDKTGGNDIKETADITDKFIDALKRRPEIGSAFTSFDASFPQYMIHVDQAMAAKKGVSIDNAMSNLQTLMGSYYASNFIRFGQMYKVMVQADPRYRTKPEDLLALHVKNDRGEMVSYADFIKLERVYGPEQLTRYNMYTAAMINGDAAPGYSSSQAIQAVQEVAAKELPRGYTYEWSGMTREQILSGNQAIYIFIICLVFVYLLLAAQYESFLLPLPVILSLPAGIFGAFLSLKLLGLENNIYAQVALVMLIGLLGKNAILIVEFAILKNKHGANVLDAAVTGAVSRLRPILMTSFAFIAGLIPLCIASGAGAMGNRSIGTAAAGGMLIGTIFGVIVIPGLYVLFASMTRKKKEVLNSYTNE; encoded by the coding sequence ATGTTTTCTACATTCATAAAACGACCGGTGCTATCACTGGTCATATCTCTTATTATCACATTGGTAGGGCTTTTAGCGCTATTCACGCTGCCTGTTACCCAATTCCCGGATATCGTACCGCCGTCGGTAACTGTAACGGCAAAGTATACCGGCGCCAACGCCGAAGTATGTGCCAAAGCCGTAGCTACTCCCGTAGAAAGAGCCATCAACGGGGTTCCCGGCATGACGTATATGTCGTCCGTATCCAGTAACGACGGTATCACCGTTATCCAGGTGTTTTTCCAGGTAGGCACCGACCCCGACCAGGCCGCTGTAAACGTGCAAAACCGCGTGGCCACCGTCATCGACGAATTACCGGAAGAAGTTATCAAAGCCGGTGTTACCACCGAAAAAGAGGTAAACAGTATGCTGCTCTACCTCAACATCATGAGTGAAGACACCACACTAAACGAACAGTTTATCTACAACTTCGCCGATATCAACGTACTCCAGGAACTGAAACGTATTGATGGCGTTGGCCGCGCGGAAATCATGGGCGCCAAGGAATATGCGATGCGTGTATGGCTGAAACCCGACCGCATGCTGGCTTACAACGTCTCTTCCGAGGAAGTGGTGCAGGCAATACGCAAACAGAATATCGAAGCGGCTCCCGGAAAAACCGGCGAAAGCTCCGATAAAAATCCACTGATGCAGCAATATGTTCTACGCTACACCGGGAAATTCTTCGAACCTAAGGAATATGAAAATATCGTCATCCGCGCCGGCAATGACGGCACGGTATTACTGCTGAAAGATGTATCTGACGTGGAGTTCGGCGCACTCACCTATAGCATGGTTTCCAAAACCGATGGCAAACCATCTGCTTCTATCATGCTCAAACAGCGCCCGGGTTCCAACGCACGCGATGTTATCAACAACGTAAAAGCCAAAATGGAAGAAATGAAAAAAACTTCATTTCCTCCCGGCATGACGTTCAACTTCAACTACGACGTTTCCCGCTTCCTAGATGCCAGTATCCACGAAGTAGTACGTACGTTGTTCGAAGCCTTTATCCTGGTATTTATCGTGGTGTTTATCTTCCTGCAGGATTTCCGCTCCACACTCATACCGGCTTTAGCCGTTCCTGTAGCCCTGATCGGCACATTGGCATTTATGCAGATGATGGGCTTTTCTATTAACCTGCTCACCTTATTTGCCCTTGTTCTGGCCATTGGTATTGTGGTAGATAATGCCATTGTAGTGGTAGAAGCAGTACACGTGAAGATGAGCGAAGAACATCTGCCACCAATGGAAGCCACACTGGAGGCGATGAAAGAGATCAGCGGCGCACTGGTAGCCATCACACTGGTGATGTCGGCGGTATTTATTCCGGTGGCGTTTCTCTCTGGTCCGGTGGGCGTTTTCTACCGGCAATTCTCGCTTACACTGGCTATTTCCATCGTCATTTCCGGTATCAACGCAGTAACGTTAACGCCTGCACTCTGTGCCATCATGCTCAAACACAATCATGGCACACCGAAGAAGAAAAGCCTGTTACAGCGTTTCTTTGCAGGCTTCAACAAAGGTTATAATGCTACTGAGAATAAATACGCTTCACTGATTAAAAAGATGGCTGGCCGCCGCGTCATCACCATCGCCTGCCTGATCTTCTTCTTCATCGCAACCTGGGGAGTGAGCGCCATCCTCCCTTCCGGCTTCATTCCTACGGAAGATCAGGGTATGATCTACGTAAACGTAACAACACCACCAGGTGCTACTGTTGAACGTACAGAAAAGGTGCTCGACGAGGTTCAGGCCATCGCCGCGCAATCTGATGAAGTGGAGTCTGTATCTACACTTGCGGGATATAGCCTGGTAAATGAAGTGGCCGGCGCCTCCTACGGCATGGCCATGGTCAACCTGAAACCATGGGAAGACCGTAAGGCATCCGTACAGGATATTATAGAAAGATTACAGAAAGAAACAGCAGGGGTGGCAGATGCCTCCATCGAGTTTTTCCCACCTCCAACCGTACCCGGATTCGGTAACAGTAGCGGTTTTGAGCTGCGCCTGCTCGACAAAACCGGCGGTAACGATATCAAAGAAACGGCCGACATTACCGATAAATTCATTGATGCGCTCAAACGCCGTCCTGAAATAGGTAGCGCGTTTACCAGCTTCGACGCCAGCTTCCCGCAGTACATGATTCATGTAGATCAGGCCATGGCCGCAAAGAAAGGTGTCAGCATCGACAATGCCATGAGTAACCTGCAAACACTGATGGGTAGCTACTATGCGTCTAACTTCATCCGCTTCGGACAAATGTATAAAGTAATGGTACAGGCAGATCCGCGGTACAGGACAAAACCGGAAGACCTGCTGGCATTACATGTGAAGAATGATCGTGGGGAGATGGTATCCTACGCGGATTTTATCAAACTGGAACGCGTATACGGACCTGAACAACTTACCCGTTACAATATGTACACCGCCGCCATGATCAATGGCGACGCGGCTCCGGGATATAGCAGCAGCCAGGCAATACAGGCGGTACAGGAAGTGGCCGCAAAAGAACTGCCTCGCGGTTATACGTATGAATGGAGCGGGATGACAAGAGAACAAATCCTCTCCGGCAACCAGGCGATTTACATTTTCATTATCTGCCTTGTATTCGTATACCTCCTGCTGGCAGCACAATACGAGAGCTTCCTGTTACCATTGCCGGTAATCCTCTCTTTACCCGCCGGTATTTTCGGGGCTTTCCTCTCCTTAAAATTATTAGGACTGGAAAACAATATCTATGCACAGGTAGCACTGGTCATGCTGATTGGCCTCTTAGGTAAAAACGCTATCCTGATCGTAGAATTTGCCATCCTGAAAAACAAGCATGGCGCGAATGTGCTGGATGCGGCCGT
- a CDS encoding efflux RND transporter periplasmic adaptor subunit has translation MRQYTGIYTSLIALFMAGCATKAEKKQDLKSLPVARIIAKDTVLHRAYVADIQAVQNVEIRARVNGFLDKIYVDEGQEVKKGQLLFGINDAEYRAELSRAKAVLSSLTAESKSAALELERVKLLTDKKVIAASELEVAKAKLAAAQAKIEEANSAVSNAEMRLSFTSIRAPFDGIIDRLPLKKGSLISEGTLLTTVSDTREVYAYFNVSETEYLKYKKSTDKGDNSYNEVQLVLADGSDYNHIGKIETMESEFEENTGSIAFRATFPNPSKLLKHGASGKVKLTSEMDSAVIIPQKAVFEMQDKNYVFVVDQGGTVKMKNFVPQTRFAHFYIVESGLQPGEQIVCEGVRNIRDGMQIAPRSVAMDSLLSL, from the coding sequence ATGCGTCAATATACAGGGATTTATACATCGCTGATCGCCCTTTTCATGGCCGGTTGTGCCACCAAAGCTGAAAAGAAACAAGACCTCAAATCATTACCTGTAGCCAGGATCATTGCAAAAGACACTGTGTTGCACCGTGCTTATGTGGCCGATATACAGGCAGTTCAAAACGTAGAAATCCGTGCCCGCGTAAATGGGTTTTTAGATAAAATTTATGTAGATGAAGGACAGGAAGTGAAGAAAGGACAGCTGCTATTCGGCATCAACGATGCCGAATACCGCGCCGAACTATCCAGGGCGAAAGCTGTCCTCAGCAGCTTAACAGCGGAGTCTAAATCTGCCGCACTGGAACTGGAAAGAGTAAAATTACTGACGGACAAAAAAGTAATTGCCGCTTCTGAACTGGAAGTAGCCAAAGCTAAACTGGCCGCTGCACAGGCAAAAATTGAAGAGGCCAATTCCGCTGTATCCAATGCAGAGATGCGCCTCTCCTTTACCAGTATCCGCGCGCCTTTCGATGGTATCATCGACAGGCTGCCACTGAAAAAAGGTAGCCTGATATCCGAAGGTACACTCCTCACCACCGTGTCGGATACACGTGAGGTGTACGCCTACTTCAACGTCTCTGAAACTGAATATTTAAAATATAAAAAATCGACAGACAAAGGAGACAACTCCTACAACGAAGTACAACTGGTACTGGCCGACGGTTCGGATTATAACCACATCGGAAAGATAGAAACCATGGAAAGTGAATTCGAGGAAAATACCGGCTCCATTGCCTTCCGCGCTACTTTCCCCAACCCTTCCAAACTGCTGAAACATGGTGCTAGCGGTAAAGTAAAACTCACCTCCGAAATGGACAGCGCGGTCATCATCCCGCAGAAAGCTGTCTTTGAAATGCAGGATAAAAACTACGTCTTCGTGGTAGACCAGGGCGGAACAGTAAAGATGAAAAACTTCGTTCCGCAAACCAGGTTTGCACACTTCTACATCGTGGAATCCGGCCTTCAGCCCGGCGAACAGATCGTATGTGAAGGCGTACGCAATATCCGTGATGGTATGCAGATCGCACCAAGATCTGTAGCCATGGACAGCTTACTGAGTTTATAA
- a CDS encoding RagB/SusD family nutrient uptake outer membrane protein, with amino-acid sequence MKSNIYIASILLLLFASSCTRVLEKNSLNQVDSDAIWKDENLTRLFLNNIYANRPGFDNGNPPIQDNICDETRIGASTGNPFNILAGAWTSSSNYFDYWAYADVRKANEFIQGITTKSTIKESLKKQYLGEAKFLRAITYFDMVKRYGGVPIITEPQDINDDLLVKRNTIDECYQFIVKECDEAAAILPDKGQTQTGRATRGAALALKSRALLFYASQLYNTTNDKTRWENAAQAAKAVMDLKQYSLYGDVRRIMLDKSNSEVIFEVQYSKPDKEHGWDAQAKPLSLANGIGPKRCPLQELVDAFPMANGYGISQAQSGYDPNNPYVGRDKRFYAAIVYNGSDYCGRTQYTHVDDPDGIGKSFCTTTGYYQRKGVDETNKGYSSGKGSDQNWIEIRYAEILLNYAEARNEATGPDGTVLDALNTLRTRAGITNQLTTDITQDSMRNLIRNERYVELCIEMKRYWDLRRWKIADNANVLNGRRYTGMKITKVGNGWKYERVVVDPKPSVFLPYMYYMPIPFSEMIKNSNLKQNDNW; translated from the coding sequence ATGAAGTCTAACATATATATCGCATCAATACTACTCCTGCTCTTTGCATCTTCCTGTACAAGAGTATTAGAGAAAAACAGTCTTAACCAGGTAGATTCAGATGCTATCTGGAAAGATGAAAATCTTACCCGTCTCTTCCTGAATAATATCTACGCCAACAGACCGGGTTTTGACAATGGTAACCCGCCTATCCAGGATAACATCTGTGATGAAACCCGCATCGGTGCCAGCACAGGTAACCCTTTCAATATCCTGGCAGGCGCCTGGACGTCTTCCTCCAACTATTTCGATTATTGGGCTTACGCAGATGTTCGCAAGGCAAATGAATTCATCCAGGGCATTACTACTAAATCTACCATCAAGGAATCACTGAAAAAGCAATATCTCGGCGAAGCCAAATTCCTCCGCGCCATCACCTATTTCGATATGGTGAAAAGATACGGCGGTGTTCCTATCATCACTGAGCCGCAAGACATCAACGATGATCTGCTGGTAAAAAGAAATACCATCGATGAATGTTACCAGTTCATCGTAAAGGAATGCGATGAAGCAGCTGCTATCCTGCCAGACAAAGGCCAGACGCAGACAGGCAGAGCTACCCGTGGCGCCGCCCTGGCACTTAAATCAAGAGCATTGTTATTCTACGCCAGCCAGCTGTACAACACTACCAACGATAAAACCCGCTGGGAAAACGCAGCACAGGCTGCCAAAGCAGTGATGGACCTCAAGCAGTACTCCCTCTACGGTGATGTTCGTCGTATCATGCTGGATAAAAGCAATAGCGAAGTAATCTTTGAAGTGCAATACAGCAAGCCTGACAAAGAGCATGGATGGGATGCACAGGCAAAACCATTATCACTCGCCAATGGTATCGGTCCTAAACGTTGTCCACTCCAGGAGCTGGTAGATGCCTTCCCGATGGCGAATGGCTATGGTATATCACAGGCACAGAGCGGCTACGATCCAAATAATCCATATGTTGGCCGCGATAAACGCTTCTATGCCGCTATCGTGTACAATGGCTCCGATTACTGCGGCAGAACGCAATACACGCACGTAGATGACCCGGATGGTATCGGTAAATCCTTCTGCACTACTACTGGTTACTATCAGCGTAAAGGCGTCGATGAAACCAATAAAGGCTATAGTTCAGGTAAAGGAAGCGACCAGAACTGGATCGAAATCCGTTACGCCGAAATCCTCCTTAACTATGCAGAAGCCCGCAACGAGGCCACCGGCCCTGATGGCACCGTTCTAGATGCACTGAATACCCTCCGCACACGCGCTGGTATCACCAATCAGCTGACTACAGACATCACACAGGATTCTATGCGTAATCTCATCAGAAATGAGCGTTATGTAGAACTGTGCATAGAAATGAAAAGGTACTGGGACCTGAGAAGATGGAAAATCGCAGATAATGCCAACGTGCTGAATGGCAGAAGATACACCGGCATGAAGATCACCAAAGTGGGTAACGGCTGGAAATATGAGCGCGTAGTGGTAGATCCTAAACCTTCTGTATTCCTCCCTTATATGTACTACATGCCGATTCCTTTTTCTGAAATGATCAAAAACAGTAATCTCAAACAAAACGATAACTGGTAA
- a CDS encoding TonB-dependent receptor, whose protein sequence is MKVTLSQLCLVILFTGVTYANSTKGQTVLEKTVTVNTGAGNLGNLLSTLEKTVPVKFVYSRDIVPVDKAVNIPNREWTLSTLLNTVLNPEGISYELSNGMIVLSPMKNELTEAPVRSFPVKGRVTDTNGSPLPGVAVMLKGTTKGAITDANGEYHFEVADANGIIVFKLMGYNSLDVQVAAASGNITLSPNTTNINEVVVVGYGTQKKASVTGAIASVNTKELLQTPSSNLTNSLVGRMPGLIATNASGKPGSGSSISIRGKSTFGNNDALIVVDGVVRPFDQLDPNEVETVTILKDAAAAAVYGARAANGVILVTTRRGHTGKPRFNYSGYEGVQMPTRYPKLMSAYEYGLTNNAARINAGQDPNNPQYAPQFYTDAQLQDFKSGKVGTDWYAASFKKNSLQSQHNLTVDGGSENIKYFFSAGYLDQQGMYDNISYKRYSFRSNVDARINKRFSISVDVDGRVGKNSSPEFTDVTIFSHVIREKPVFNAYNPDGSPKNTTGEHPIEEINSKGYMRNELATFFGTLSFKHELDMITKGLNVTGRVNYNRNTNVKKEFDVPYTMYDLDANGNVILTKTVGKNLTKTELSQGLEQNGGTTVNLALNYSRDFNKHHIGGLLLYEQYTSRADSFSAYRTNFPTNLVDELSAGGAVDKTNDGTAAETGRLSYVGRINYDYNMKYIAEVSFRYDGSENFPPGKRFGFFPAASLGWRISEENFFKNASSLNFIDNLKIRGSYGLLGNDRIGAFQYNQYYSFDKPAVFDGKVDQSVVYGVYPNPNVTWEKAKTTDVGIEASLFKGKLGIEADYFYKRTSDILRPRTLSIPGTFGRTLPDENYAVVDNTGFEISVSHNGNIGQFNYFVKANGSYAHNTVIVLDEADNTPFYLKRKGKPIDYVTGLVSDGLFQSNKDVYSNPVQFTKNVAKAGDIKYKDLNGDGIIDDYDNTVLSYNGTTPKVILGLYLSGNWKNIDLGILFQGAFMSNIMLQQTGRNMFDNGGNSNSFAYLLDYWTPDNPNAKYPRAYLDRNSNNDRDSDFWLKKTGYVRLKSFELGYTFPKNLIRNIERLRVYASGLNVFTIDQFKLFDPESVAGKGAYYPQQKSFNLGVNLTF, encoded by the coding sequence ATGAAAGTAACATTGAGTCAACTCTGCCTGGTAATCCTCTTTACCGGCGTTACTTATGCCAACAGCACCAAAGGCCAGACGGTCCTGGAAAAAACGGTGACTGTAAATACCGGTGCCGGGAACCTGGGCAATCTGCTCAGTACCCTGGAAAAAACTGTTCCGGTAAAATTTGTCTACAGCCGTGATATCGTTCCGGTTGATAAAGCGGTCAATATCCCCAACAGGGAATGGACTTTGTCTACACTACTCAATACCGTACTCAATCCGGAAGGAATCAGCTATGAGCTCTCCAACGGCATGATCGTGCTCTCTCCCATGAAAAACGAACTAACGGAAGCCCCCGTACGTAGTTTTCCGGTAAAGGGTAGAGTGACTGACACTAATGGCAGCCCACTCCCTGGTGTAGCCGTTATGCTGAAAGGCACTACCAAAGGTGCTATCACCGATGCCAACGGAGAATACCACTTTGAAGTGGCAGATGCCAACGGGATCATCGTATTTAAGCTCATGGGATATAATTCACTGGATGTGCAGGTAGCTGCTGCCAGTGGCAATATCACCCTCTCTCCAAATACTACCAATATCAACGAAGTAGTGGTGGTGGGTTATGGTACGCAGAAAAAAGCCAGTGTTACCGGCGCCATCGCCAGTGTCAATACCAAAGAGCTGCTGCAAACACCTTCCAGTAACCTGACCAACTCCCTCGTAGGCCGTATGCCCGGACTCATCGCCACCAATGCCAGCGGCAAGCCAGGCAGCGGTTCCAGCATATCTATCCGCGGTAAAAGTACTTTCGGTAATAACGATGCGCTTATCGTGGTAGATGGTGTGGTACGCCCCTTCGATCAGCTGGACCCTAACGAGGTGGAAACAGTTACCATCCTGAAAGATGCCGCTGCTGCTGCCGTTTATGGTGCACGCGCTGCCAACGGGGTTATCCTGGTAACCACCCGCCGCGGACATACCGGCAAACCTCGTTTCAATTATTCTGGTTATGAAGGTGTGCAGATGCCTACCAGGTACCCTAAGCTGATGTCGGCATATGAATACGGCCTCACCAACAACGCTGCCCGTATCAACGCCGGACAAGATCCCAATAACCCGCAATATGCGCCACAGTTCTATACAGACGCACAATTGCAGGATTTCAAAAGTGGTAAGGTAGGAACAGACTGGTATGCTGCCTCTTTCAAAAAGAACTCCCTGCAATCACAACATAACCTCACGGTGGATGGTGGTTCTGAAAATATCAAATACTTCTTCTCTGCCGGATACCTTGACCAGCAAGGGATGTACGATAATATTTCGTATAAACGCTATAGCTTCCGTTCTAACGTAGACGCACGTATCAACAAACGTTTTTCTATCAGTGTAGATGTAGATGGAAGAGTAGGTAAGAATAGCAGCCCTGAATTTACAGATGTGACCATCTTCAGTCACGTAATCCGCGAGAAGCCTGTGTTTAACGCGTATAACCCTGACGGCTCTCCGAAAAATACGACCGGCGAACACCCGATCGAAGAGATTAACAGCAAAGGATATATGCGTAATGAACTGGCTACCTTCTTCGGTACCCTCAGCTTCAAACATGAACTGGACATGATCACCAAAGGCCTCAATGTTACGGGTAGAGTGAATTACAACCGCAACACCAACGTTAAAAAGGAATTTGATGTACCATATACCATGTATGATCTTGACGCGAATGGTAATGTTATCCTGACAAAAACTGTAGGTAAAAACCTGACCAAAACAGAGTTGTCGCAAGGCCTGGAGCAAAACGGCGGTACTACCGTAAACCTGGCACTGAACTATTCCCGCGATTTTAACAAGCACCACATAGGCGGTTTATTATTGTACGAACAATACACCAGCCGCGCCGACAGCTTCTCTGCCTACAGAACGAACTTCCCTACCAACCTGGTAGATGAACTCTCTGCCGGTGGCGCCGTAGATAAAACAAATGATGGTACTGCTGCTGAAACCGGCCGCCTGAGCTACGTTGGTAGAATCAACTACGACTACAACATGAAATACATTGCGGAAGTTTCTTTCCGTTATGATGGCTCCGAAAACTTCCCTCCTGGCAAACGCTTTGGCTTCTTCCCGGCTGCATCACTGGGCTGGAGAATTTCAGAAGAAAACTTCTTTAAAAATGCCAGCTCACTTAATTTCATCGATAACCTGAAAATCCGTGGCTCTTATGGTTTGCTGGGTAACGACCGTATCGGCGCTTTCCAGTATAACCAGTACTATAGCTTCGACAAACCGGCAGTATTCGACGGAAAGGTAGACCAGTCCGTTGTTTATGGCGTATATCCTAACCCTAATGTTACCTGGGAAAAAGCGAAAACAACAGACGTAGGTATTGAGGCTTCTTTGTTCAAAGGTAAATTAGGTATCGAGGCGGATTACTTCTACAAACGTACTTCCGATATCCTTCGTCCGCGTACATTGTCTATCCCGGGCACTTTCGGCCGTACACTGCCGGATGAAAACTATGCCGTAGTTGACAATACCGGATTTGAAATTTCTGTAAGCCACAACGGCAACATCGGCCAGTTCAATTACTTCGTGAAAGCAAACGGTAGCTACGCGCACAATACAGTGATCGTACTGGATGAAGCAGACAACACGCCTTTCTACCTGAAACGTAAAGGGAAACCAATTGACTATGTAACCGGACTCGTATCTGATGGCCTGTTCCAGTCTAATAAAGATGTTTACAGCAACCCGGTTCAGTTCACGAAAAACGTTGCAAAAGCAGGCGATATCAAATATAAAGACCTGAACGGCGACGGTATCATCGATGATTATGACAACACTGTTTTATCATATAACGGCACCACACCGAAAGTAATACTGGGCTTATATCTCAGCGGAAACTGGAAAAACATAGACCTCGGCATCCTCTTCCAGGGCGCCTTTATGAGCAACATCATGTTACAGCAAACCGGCAGAAACATGTTCGATAACGGTGGTAATTCCAACAGCTTCGCTTACCTCCTCGACTACTGGACGCCTGATAATCCAAATGCAAAATACCCAAGAGCTTACCTGGACCGCAACTCCAACAACGACAGAGATTCTGATTTCTGGTTGAAAAAAACAGGATATGTACGTCTGAAATCTTTCGAATTAGGCTACACCTTCCCTAAAAACCTGATCAGAAATATCGAACGTTTACGCGTATACGCTTCCGGTCTCAACGTATTTACCATCGATCAGTTCAAACTCTTCGATCCTGAATCCGTTGCCGGCAAAGGAGCTTATTATCCGCAACAGAAAAGCTTTAACCTGGGTGTAAACTTAACCTTCTAA
- a CDS encoding FecR family protein, with protein sequence MKKYELPPRELIQRFLTDTCTDTERAEILQWYAAWEDEEDPLLSLADGERSALQQRMLSQIETRTAHNTIVAPARRHFRWLYYTAGTAAASILLFLGIHQYNRSHQPAPIVEVHQILQNSSAAIHPYKLDDGSIVWLKPGATLIAPVGFAENNRSLRLTGEAFFDVAANPKLPFRVSTAHLTTEVLGTSFSMKEEAGKAEVTVFSGKVAVKKIETAAVATTVLPHQKVSIPAANQPLALSTINANTPEIWERCELDFNNATIGQISQALNKRFQVHITIKDSTIAHYTLKADFSGMHLPAILELMHKALNINYSIKGEEIILHQPIQ encoded by the coding sequence ATGAAAAAATATGAGCTTCCACCACGGGAACTGATACAACGATTTCTTACTGATACCTGTACCGACACAGAAAGGGCGGAAATACTACAGTGGTATGCCGCCTGGGAAGATGAGGAAGATCCACTGCTGTCGCTGGCCGACGGCGAACGATCCGCTTTGCAGCAACGTATGCTGTCGCAGATAGAAACCAGAACAGCACACAATACTATTGTTGCTCCGGCCCGCCGCCACTTCAGATGGCTGTATTACACAGCCGGCACGGCTGCCGCCAGCATACTGCTATTCCTGGGAATTCATCAGTACAACCGTAGTCACCAACCCGCGCCAATCGTAGAAGTGCACCAGATTCTGCAAAACAGCTCTGCTGCCATCCATCCCTATAAACTGGACGATGGCTCCATTGTATGGCTGAAACCCGGCGCCACATTGATTGCGCCCGTTGGCTTTGCAGAAAACAACCGTAGCCTGCGCCTCACCGGCGAAGCCTTCTTCGATGTAGCCGCCAATCCTAAACTGCCGTTCCGGGTGAGCACCGCCCACCTGACAACAGAAGTATTAGGTACCTCCTTCAGCATGAAAGAGGAAGCCGGAAAAGCCGAAGTAACGGTATTCTCCGGAAAAGTAGCCGTCAAAAAGATTGAAACAGCCGCGGTGGCCACCACCGTACTGCCACATCAGAAAGTCAGCATACCGGCAGCAAACCAGCCACTCGCTTTATCTACGATCAATGCAAATACACCAGAGATCTGGGAAAGATGTGAATTGGATTTCAACAACGCAACCATAGGACAAATCAGCCAGGCACTTAACAAACGCTTTCAGGTACATATCACCATCAAAGACAGCACCATTGCGCATTACACGTTAAAAGCAGACTTCTCGGGCATGCACCTGCCCGCAATTCTTGAACTGATGCACAAAGCGCTAAATATCAACTATTCAATTAAAGGAGAAGAAATAATACTACATCAACCAATACAGTAA
- a CDS encoding RNA polymerase sigma-70 factor has product MLTVNLYTDNELLTLLKSDSNTAFVEIYNRYWAELYTAAFRRIKSKEIAEEIIQDLFTNLWINRLVLDIKLSLKAYLHTAIRNAVLNQLEKNEVRERWKAYLKALSTDSDDSLQAIINSNDLSALVDKEIEKLPLKCREVYQLSRKEHLPNKEIAAKLQISEKTVESHLTKALKTLKIQLRDNLQSLLF; this is encoded by the coding sequence ATGCTGACTGTAAATCTATATACAGATAATGAACTGCTGACTTTACTCAAAAGCGACAGCAATACTGCGTTCGTGGAAATCTATAACCGCTACTGGGCAGAGCTCTATACCGCCGCTTTCCGCCGTATCAAATCAAAGGAAATCGCAGAAGAAATCATCCAGGACCTCTTTACCAACCTCTGGATAAACAGACTGGTACTCGATATCAAGCTCTCGCTGAAAGCTTATCTTCATACTGCCATCCGTAATGCGGTACTGAACCAGCTCGAAAAAAATGAAGTGCGTGAACGCTGGAAAGCTTACCTGAAGGCACTCTCCACAGACAGCGACGATTCACTACAGGCTATCATCAACTCCAACGACCTGTCTGCCCTGGTAGATAAGGAAATTGAAAAACTCCCGCTAAAGTGCAGGGAAGTCTACCAACTCAGTCGCAAAGAGCATCTACCTAATAAAGAAATAGCAGCAAAACTGCAGATTTCCGAAAAAACCGTGGAAAGTCATCTGACGAAAGCCTTGAAAACATTGAAGATTCAGCTGCGTGACAACCTCCAGTCACTTCTTTTTTAA